Proteins found in one Miscanthus floridulus cultivar M001 chromosome 4, ASM1932011v1, whole genome shotgun sequence genomic segment:
- the LOC136551761 gene encoding uncharacterized protein, giving the protein MAKQRFLLALLLVPALLALSFSQGLVEARKVQALRHNDERRAAPLVGRLLPEEMAYTTMDYGPPTANTNTHGGMIPSPDPSSPPTH; this is encoded by the exons ATGGCCAAGCAGAGGTTCCTTCTCGCTCTCCTCCTGGTCCCGGCCCTCCTCGCGCTCTCCTTCTCGCAGG GGCTGGTGGAAGCGCGGAAGGTGCAGGCGCTGCGGCACAACGACGAGCGGCGCGCGGCGCCCCTCGTCGGCCGCCTGCTGCCGGAGGAGATGGCGTACACGACCATGGACTACGGGCCGCCCACGGCAAACACCAACACCCACGGCGGCATGATCCCGTCGCCGGACCCCTCCTCGCCGCCGACGCACTGA